ACGCCACGCCGTTATCACCAACGAAGAGATCCTTGCCGGATTCGGCCTGACCGAGGCCGTTTCTGTGCGTGCTCTGCTTCAGCGCATGCTTGATACGCTCTTGCCGGAATTCTCATCGCTTTGCGGCGGCGAAGCCTTTAATGAGGGTGGTTTCGCAGAACGTATACAGTTTCTTCTCGATCATGGCTCGCCGGCCGAACGCATGATTCAGTACATGCAGAGCGATACATATGAGCTCGACCCTTCGCGGCTGCGCGTTCTCTACGGATATCTGGCCCGTTGTCTTACCGAGAATCGTCCGCTTCCGCCGCACCATCCATGAAATGCGAGATTCTCATCAGCTGCGAGCATGCCGTCGCCGACATTCCTCCCGATTTTCTCGACTGCTTCCGCTCGTCACAGGCAGAGCGCGCCCTAAACAGCCACCGCGGCTTTGACGAAGGAGTTCTCGATTTAGCGCTCTTCTTGAGAGAAAGGTTATCCATAAAGCGCCGGGATTGCTTTCATGCAGGAACGGCAAGCCGTCTTCTCATCGATCTCAATCGCTCTGAAACACACAGGGCTCTCTTCTCGGATTTCACGCGAAACCTACCTTCGGATAAGAAATCGCGTCTCATCGCAGAGTACCACCGTCCCTACCGCACAGGCATCATTGAGGCATTAAAGAGCCGCATCGCTGCCGGGAAAACCGTGGTGCATCTGTCCGTGCATTCGTTTACGCCTGTTCTGAACGGAAAGGTCAGACGTCCCGATATTGCCCTGCTTTATGATCCGCGCCGTAAAACCGAGAGAACCTTTGCTGACCTATGGATCGATACGCTAAAACAGGAGTCGACGGAGCGGGCGCTACCCATTCAGACCGGACGGAACGACCCTTACCGCGGCACGGCCGACGGCTGCACGACGGCGATGCGACGCCTCTTTTCAGCGGATCGCTATATCGGATTTGAAATCGAGATCAATCAACGTCTTCTGACGCAGATACAGGGAACTGGAGAAGGATTCAGGGTATTCCCGGATGAGATCAAAAACCTCGTAGAGCGCAGCCTTTTATTTGCCATGCGGCGTTGATGGCGGACGATAGACTGCGATCATGCGACAGTAACGTCCGCGATCGAGGAACTCGGCCTCGTTCATCTCAAACCGATCTTTTATGCGAGCGTACTGCGGTCGGTCGAGCTCGGCCACAAGCATGAGCCGTGCCGCCTCTCTTGACGTCGTCTGCATCATCGCCGTGCTGTCTTTTTCGATGGAGTTAGCCGATGCCATGGCCGTGGCTACCAGCCGGATCGTTCCGTCAGGTGCGTCCAGCCTCTGCACGCCCGTCGGAATGCGTTCGCTGTAGCCACTCACGCAAGACACAAGAGTCGAAACCATCGAAAGCGTGATCGAAAGAACAAGAAGGTTCGTCAACAGTCGCACAGATCACCTCCGGCCGGGAGCAGCGGCAATGAGCATCCGCTCGGGCTCGCATCGCTCGCGCTTTTATTTTGAGACGAGCTGAAACGGATACTGTTCGGCGTATTTCTTCTCGAACGAGCTGATCGCCCCTTCGTTACGCAGCGTCAGACCGATGTCATCCCATCCGTTCAGCAGACATTCGCGACGGAAGGGCTCCACTTCGAAACGATAGGCCTTCGGAACGTTGACGACGCGAAGCTCCTGCTTTTCGAGATCGGCCTCAAGCTCAGCGCCTTCGTTCGCTTCGATGAACTCGAAAAGCTCCTGGATCTGAGCGGTGGGCAGAACGATCGGAAGCATGCCGTTCTTAAAGCAGTTATTAAAGAAGATGTCGGCGTATGACGGAGCGACGATGATACGAAAGCCATAATCCAGAAGCGCCCAGGGAGCGTGCTCACGGCTGGAGCCGCATCCGAAGTTCTCGCGGGTGACGAGAATGGTCGCATTCCGATAGCGCTTCTGGTTGAGAGCGAAGTCGGGATTCTCTTTCTCGCCTGCGTCGTCGAGAAAACGCCAGTCGTGAAACAGATGCTTTCCAAATCCCGTGCGCTCGATCTTTTTCAGAAATTGCTTGGGGATGATCTGGTCGGTATCGACGTTGGCTCGGTCAAGAAGGGCGGCCAGGCCCCTGTGAATACGCAGGCTTTCCATATCTTCAAAAAATTCAAGGTCGGAGCAGTGTCAAGTGGTTGGCAGCAGGCGCTCCGTCGCCTCTTCGAGTTTGTCCTGAAAGGCCTGGTCAAGCGCAAGAGCTGCCGGACGCGAAAGACGATCCCGATCAAGGTAGCTGCCTGATGCGATTTCAGGCTTCAAAGCCGCTTCCACAATAAAGCGGGCTCCCTTCTCAGGGTCCGAAATAAAGACATTCCAGAGAAAGCGCAGAGGAGCGGCCAGACGGCGGGTGATGCCCGTCGCGTACACGCCTGGGTGCTGGCTGATGAGCGTAGCCCTGCCTCCCATTCGGCGTGCAAGACCGCAGGTCCAGGCCGTCAGCGCCAGCTTGGAATTCGCATACTCTGCGGCTCCGGAATAGGTGATGCTGTCCTGCGACTCCGTCTGACTGGCAAAGCGCTCGAGATCGATGCTTCCGCGACGATGCAGACGTGACGTAAGATTGAGCACACGCGGACGAGAGGAACGCAGAAGCAGATCCCACAGTCCAAGAGTCAGCCGCCTCGGGGCGAAGTAATTGACCATCATTTGCTTCTCTATACCGATGGAATTGCTTTCGCGCCGATCCATAAAAAGGCCGGCATTATTTATAAGAACGTCCACGCGCGGCAGGTCGCTCAGGCGGCCGATCAAAAGATCGATGGACTGCGGCTCGGCAAGATCCACGGCTTCCAGTCGAACATACGAAGCGATGCCCTGCTCTTCAAGAGAGGCGGCCAGATCTTGCAGAGACGAATTTCGCACAACGGCCACGATAAGTCTGACCTGATCGGAGCGGGCGAGCATTTCGAGCGCTTCGCGTCCGAGTCCGGAGGCCGCTCCGGTTATGACGACGATTTTTTGCCCTTGCTCTTCCTTTCGTTCTCTCGTGTGTTTTTGCTTCTCTATATTCATGATCCGTACCTGTACGACAATGCAGATGCGAATGCAAATCGTGCTATCCTTTTTTCGATACGCGTCGTAAAGTGTCAGCGATGGCCAGTTTGCTCAGGGAAGTCCGCCTTCTGCTTTCCATTCCGTCGCTCTTTCTCTTTGTAGCGACTCTTGTTACGGGAGCAGGATTGCTCACGCTACAGCCAGACCGTCCGTTTTTCTGGATTCCCGCCGGCCTGGCCTTCAGCTTCCTTTTTCGATACGGGCTTTCCATGAGCTTTGCCGTTGTTCTGGGCGAGCTTTCCGCCTTCTTGATCACCGGCCACAGTACACTGCACGGCCTTGCCTCGGGTCTGGCATCGATCGTTTCGGTTCTTCCTCTTGTGTACCGCCATAACCATCTGAAGATCAGCCGCGAAGAC
This region of Leptonema illini DSM 21528 genomic DNA includes:
- the leuD gene encoding 3-isopropylmalate dehydratase small subunit, translated to MESLRIHRGLAALLDRANVDTDQIIPKQFLKKIERTGFGKHLFHDWRFLDDAGEKENPDFALNQKRYRNATILVTRENFGCGSSREHAPWALLDYGFRIIVAPSYADIFFNNCFKNGMLPIVLPTAQIQELFEFIEANEGAELEADLEKQELRVVNVPKAYRFEVEPFRRECLLNGWDDIGLTLRNEGAISSFEKKYAEQYPFQLVSK
- a CDS encoding SDR family NAD(P)-dependent oxidoreductase, coding for MNIEKQKHTRERKEEQGQKIVVITGAASGLGREALEMLARSDQVRLIVAVVRNSSLQDLAASLEEQGIASYVRLEAVDLAEPQSIDLLIGRLSDLPRVDVLINNAGLFMDRRESNSIGIEKQMMVNYFAPRRLTLGLWDLLLRSSRPRVLNLTSRLHRRGSIDLERFASQTESQDSITYSGAAEYANSKLALTAWTCGLARRMGGRATLISQHPGVYATGITRRLAAPLRFLWNVFISDPEKGARFIVEAALKPEIASGSYLDRDRLSRPAALALDQAFQDKLEEATERLLPTT
- a CDS encoding N-formylglutamate amidohydrolase is translated as MKCEILISCEHAVADIPPDFLDCFRSSQAERALNSHRGFDEGVLDLALFLRERLSIKRRDCFHAGTASRLLIDLNRSETHRALFSDFTRNLPSDKKSRLIAEYHRPYRTGIIEALKSRIAAGKTVVHLSVHSFTPVLNGKVRRPDIALLYDPRRKTERTFADLWIDTLKQESTERALPIQTGRNDPYRGTADGCTTAMRRLFSADRYIGFEIEINQRLLTQIQGTGEGFRVFPDEIKNLVERSLLFAMRR